Below is a genomic region from Zonotrichia leucophrys gambelii isolate GWCS_2022_RI chromosome 1A, RI_Zleu_2.0, whole genome shotgun sequence.
TCAGTCCATTGAAGAATTGGCTACTTCAAAGGTTTGTTAGAAAGctgtgagaaggaaaaagggcCTCATGTGCATCAGGGTGAAGGAGCACAAACTGAGATGACCCAGCACCTCAGGAAGAGCCAAAGCTTAATTCTTGCTTGAAGACAGTCATATTTTTGTTGGCAGATAAATGATACgagtgtttattattttaaagtgattttctCACATTCTAGGCAATGCTAGAAGTTGAAGTGAAGTTAGAGAGGAATATAGAGGGAATCAGTGGAAGGACAGCTCTGTGCTAACCTTTTTTGGTTGGTGGCAGGAGAAGAGTTTTTACAAGAGTGGAAAAATTTGAATATGAAACTGCCCTTTGTCCTCTTCAGGATGAGAAGGGGTTTAGGCTACATGTTGCTTATTAACTTCAAAGGATTATAACTAGACTCAGAATGGAATTAAGTATTTGGAATTCTCTGTAGGTGGACACAAATTAACAACTTGTGGCTGACATTGGTCATAAGTGCTAATAACTGCCATCTCACAGAATTAGTCAACAGATTAAATACCAATTTCTGTAATTCTTAGCACTGATCATTCCTGTTTACATCAATTAAAGGACTACTAGTAATTCttacatgtttttttaaatattctgtatACTTAGAGAGGTTTTCACCATTCATTGGAGAACATTATTTTGCAGTTAAGTAAGTGAATGCTGtctttgatttttaaacttttttttcttccttcagatcTATACAGATTTTGATGAAATTCGTCaggaaatagaaaatgaaacagAGAGGATTTCAGGAAACAATAAGGTAAATCCTGTCCTGTCCATCTGTTGTCTTGCTATTGATTTTCTTGCTGCTTAAACCTTTCTTAAAGAGTTTCAACACCCAGGAGTGAAAAGCACTTAACTGTTCTAATGAAGAACATGGGAATACTTCTTGCTatcttgagatttttttcactgtgttcATGAGAACAATTACTTCAGCTGAAAGAGAGAGAATTGTTGCTTTACTTCAAGATTCTGTAATAAAAgtacaaaaaataaactttcagtTAAACTTGCTTTAGTTTTTCTACATACCTGCCTTTATGTAATTATAAAACTGGCAGCTGACAGAGACAAAAGAATTGGCTGACAGatggttggctttttttccttgctgtgtgTTTTAAGGTATGTGGTGAAAGAAAGTCTTTGTAGTATGAATCTACAGCCTTTGGATTTTCTTGTGATGAATTTAAATAATCCAGGCCAGTAATTATTACTTCTTATTAATGTATTTCTAGGGGATCAGCCCTGAACCCATTCATCTTAAGATTTTTTCAGCTAATGTTGTAAATCTGACTCTTGTGGACTTACCTGGAATGACAAAGGTAAGGTGCAGCATGCTCCTCTGCTGACTCAGTGTGTATTTTTGAACAAGGTGTGCCTGTTCACTCTTTGCCATGGTTCTGCATTGCTTGTTAAACTGCTTTCCTGGGGTTAGGTAGTGTTATGTAAATGTGACATGTCACTGTCTTCCGGGGTAAGATTTGGGCTTCTGCTGCACTTTGCTGATGTCAGAGATAGATTTGctgatgtttttcctctttctacATAAAAGTGATGGTAGGTGTGTGGGCTGCATGTTCCTTTCCATAGAGGAGGTAGCGCTCCAGGTCTCAGAGCTGTACCTGCAGATGGATGAATATATGACAACTTGGAAAGTCTCCTCCACATTGCTTCTCCAGGATTGGCTGTGTGTATTTTGTGTAAGAGGCTGTATAAAGTGAGGATATCCTAAGAGAAATGTTCAGATCCTTCTTGTTCAGGTTATATATGGAATAATTTTGTGAGACATGAAGATGACAAGATTACTTCCTTCCCTGCCCATGCTCACATCCCCACCCCACTCTGCCAGTTGTGCACGTGGTTCTTGGACACCAAAACTCATGCAGGCATAAAGACACAATTTTGAACAGTTCCCTCTTGGTTTTTTCTCTAGGTGCCTGTTGGTGATCAGCCTAAAGACATTGAACTTCAAATAAGAGAGCTCATCCTGCAGTTCATCAGCAACCCCAATTCCATTATCCTGGCAGTCACAGCTGCCAACACAGACATGGCCACTTCTGAAGCCCTGAAAATAGCTCGGGAGGTGGATCCAGATGGTGAGCACCAAGGCTAGCTGGATGCTGTAATTCAACTGCTTTTTGAAACTCAATCCTAAAATAAACTGAGGTTGCTTGAGCAAAATATAGTAAGAAAAGTAAATGTCACCACATTTCCTAGGAAATATAAGTTTAGTATTTGCTTAAAGACTTCTTGCTGCAGTCTCTGCAGCTCAAGAGAATGCTGGGATGAATCAATAACTGATAGATTTCTGGCTTGCCAGCAGGCCAAGTAACTATTCTAATAGTCATTGAGTCACTTCtatttccacagcagcaaaataaTGTTAAGAATGCTGGGGGTTTTCAGAGTTTTACTAGTTCACAGTGGTCTTTTAGGGCAGCTTCATGCTTTGTTGTCCAACATTGTTTCCTTTGGTAGAGAAAATGTGCCACCCCCAGCTAAGTAATTGACTGTCTAGCTGTTAGTTTAGTGACTTCTAGTAAGGATAAGATGAATTCTGTGCCCTGTATTTATGTCGGAGAACTCACTGATTTAATGGAATAagattataattttatatttaccTAAGGACTTTGAAACAGATCTGAAGCTACTGGCTGCCTGCTTCTTGCTTTTGCAAAGTGCTGTCAGTGCAATGACTAACAAATGGCATTGTGTGATTTGAAAGAACATGGATTAATACACTtggaaaataaacacacagaaattaGGCTAAAATTTAGTGTTGGTACCCTCAAACTTTTCTTTCCATAAAATGTAACatttcttcattgttttcaaaCTTCAAGTCTGCTTTGACTTGTCTGTCACATAACCTTGAGGGAAAACCTCTTCTGGCAGTCAGCTCAGTTAAACTGTCCTGGTTCAAGATATCCCTTTTATTTTACTCCTGTAAAAATGATCGACAGTGTCTTTGGATCACTTCCCAAAATTCTGAAACTTAAAGGTCTGGAGTGGCAGATCATGTTGCAGGTTCTGCAGGATTAATACTGTGTAGTGAGAACCTACAGTACTAAAGTAACTACACTCACAGGAAGATTTCAAGACCCAAGAACTTCCTGATTTTACTGagttgctgatttatttttttagactCAAAAAGTGtgttatattttaaagaaaatgtactTGCCACATTTATTTTCAGACCAGGAGCTCAGGAAATATTGAGGTCCCAGACAAATCCTATGTGTGTTAACCTACTGGTTTAGATGGGCAGTGTTTCCCTATTTAATGAATTTAGGTCACTAATTCTCCATTTGCTGAATTATGAGTTTTAGGTACTCTGATGAAATCAGAACATCCCTGTGAGTGTTTTCCTTTTGGTAGGTCGAAGAACCCTTGCTGTTATCACAAAGCTGGATCTCATGGATGCTGGCACTGATGCTATGGATGTGCTCATGGGAAGAGTGATTCCAGTCAAACTTGGCATCATTGGAGTAGTGAATAGGTCTGTGTGGGCACATTGgtgctatttttaaaactctgttAATATGAAGTAatgcttctgctttttaaacCATGAATATAGTCTTAAAAATAAGGTGACAATGTTGAAATGCACTTCTGAATAAGCAAGTGAGAAACTTGTTGCTCACTTCTCAAAGCCTTTGTTCTTCCACTCAACCAATTGCTAATGCAGACGGGAGTAGAGACACTTCTAGAAGAACTTTAGTGTCACCACTTCTGCTGTTGTCCTTCAGCTTGAGAGGTGCCTCTGGTCAGCTGTTCACATTAGCTCTGATCCAGCACAGGTCCTGTGTATATTAGTCCTAAATGCATATGACTGTGGAActgtttgctgtatttttttaccTTACTTAGGTCAAATCTCATGTAGTTTTGGTAAGAGCATTGCTTACTCTGTGTATAGCTGCTACCAATACAGATTTGTTGACTatgctgcctggagaaacaaataaaaacctttAGAGTCTAAGGATGGTGAGTTATGTGTATAAAGCATAACCAAGTTGTTAAATATTCTGTCCAGACAAGCAGAAGTGtaacttacttttactttgcATGCAGTAACTAGTGTGTAACTCTGCCTTTTCCCTTCAGGAGTCAGTTGGATATTAACAATAAGAAGAGTGTGGCTGATTCCATTCGTGATGAGTATGGGTTTCTCCAAAAGAAATATCCTTCCCTTGCCAATCGAAATGGAACCAAGTATCTTGCTAGAACACTGAACAGGTATTCCTTGAAGACATAAGCTGATGGTTTACACATCTGTGCACACCTTTCTTTGTACTCTTTCTTAGTGTCTCTTTTGGTGCTGTACAGTAATGCATTAAAGAAAACTCTGGTTGCAAACTCTGGTTCTCTAAATTTCTGAATTTACTTTAGTTTTCCCAAGTGTTTTCCTTTGGTGGTTATTTTGTGTCTCATCTCTGTTTTGATGAAGATGATAAAGCTGAAACTTTTCCTCCCTTCTAATAAGGGactgttttctattttcagaTTGCTGATGCATCATATCAGGGATTGCTTGCCAGAACTGAAAACCAGAATTAATGTTTTAGCTGCCCAGTACCAATCTCTACTGAACAGCTATGGGGAACCTGTTGAAGACAAAAGTGCTACTTTATTGCAGCTGATCACCAAATTTGCCACAGAATATTGTAATACTATTGAAGGAACAGCAAAATACATAGAGACTTCAGAGCTGTAAGTACAAGTGTTTTCCTGGAATATTGACTGAGTGGTTTGGTTGACCCAGTGGCTCTTGCTGGCTCTCACTGGCAAAATTACTACACTGGACCATAACATACTCAAAAAAGTTTGAATCCAAGCAACTGTAAGAAAGCTCTCATTGAAAACCTTTCTCCTTCTTATTTGCTACTTCAgttgttattttcttctttcagatgTGGTGGAGCCAGAATCTGTTATATTTTTCATGAGACTTTTGGAAGAACTTTAGAATCTGTTGACCCTCTGGGTGGCCTTAACACAATTGACATTCTGACTGCCATTAGAAATGCCACTGTGAGTGTTCTTCTGTATTTCTGAGTGTTGTGGCTGTATGTTAGATAGGAAGCTAAGGTTTAATTCTATATAAGAGGCATAGATTTGAGATGGTTCAGTGTTTTCCTGACAGATTTGGTTTCTTGCTAATATGGGAATTGGTGTTGCTGAGAATTAACAGAGTAAGGCCACCTTTAAATTTTGCagaatttaataaaatgttCACTCCTTCAAGCTTGACTTTGGATGTCAGACATGTCAGTCTGCTTTTCTACTGTGTCTGTTGTGTGTAGACAGACAGGCAGGTTTCTGCATGGTCTTGGAGCATGAGTACTCCATTAGAATGATCTGTGTGTATGTTATCATCCTCCtgtaaatgtaaaatgtaaaaacagGATTTAGTAACAGGAAAGATGTCATATTTCAGGTAAAAAATGTTGTATGTGTAGCTAAGCATTGGTCATAAGTGAAATTACTCCAAACACTGAAACCCACCTATCTTGTTTGTATGGCATTAGATGCCCATGACTGTCCAATAAATAATGACAGTGTCTCTCTCtgaaattagaaagaaaatgtctttcctTTATAATAGATTTCATCAAAATGTGGATCCTCAAAAAGCATTGTTGAGATTTGTAAGCCTAAAGTGACATGAGTAGGTAGAAACCTCTAAGATTCTAGAAGAATGCTAGTTAATCATTGTTTAATACATTTTGTCTTAAAGATGGGAACttacatcttttatttttacatatacTTGAGATTTGTTCTGAGTATCACTGTGACCTGCTTTATTCTGGGCCTCATTAAATACTACTTCTTAGAAATGCATCATGTTTTATACACAATTTAGcagcttttcccctccttttgaACCAGGGTCCCCGTCCTGCCTTGTTTGTTCCTGAGGTTTCCTTTGAGTTGCTGGTAAAAAGGCAAATCAAACGTTTGGAAGAACCGAGCTTGCGCTGTGTGGAGCTGGTTCACGAGGAAATGCAGAGGATTATCCAGCACTGTAGTAATTACAGTACACAGGTAAAAATACATGCTCTACAGCTGGGATTGTAATCATGGCATGtatgtgtgggtgtgtgtgatTACTTGCTTAAAAACTTCTGGAAGTCTCACCAGTGAaacttgggtttgtttttaggAATTACTGAGGTTTCCTAAATTGCACGATGCCATAGTTGAAGTAGTAACCTGTCTTCTGCGTAGGAGACTTCCTGTCACGAATGAAATGGTAAGTTTCCATCTACTGTAATTTTGCTGGTAGAAGTGCATGTTTTCTGAAGTCTTGATGTTTCTGTTAGCACAGGAACCCAAGTTATTAAAGGAATCTTAACTGATTTGTTAAATTGATAGTTATTTAATATGTACGCATTTTGATGTGTACACATTTAATATGTATGCACTCTTCTATATTATGGATACATATAAAACAAAGGGATGGGGTTAGGGTTAAGCATGTTGTCCCCTATGTTTCAATTTCCCAAGAAGAATTCTACAAAATTTCAATTTAGCATCATCTAGTCTTTCTCATATAGGTTATTTCCATCCCTTGTAACAGAAGCTGTGCAAATACTGTAGAGTTTGGGATGCAGTgatgaaaattaaattgcaaTCCTTATTCTGTGTGTTTCAGAGGCTTGTAATGCCCCTTACCTAGTGAAAACTAAAAGTTCAACTTGTacctttaaataaatgttttaatattaaaatctcAATTGGACTGCCTGTTGGGCAGTAAAGAGTGTTTCAGTATTTGACTCTGCATTTGatgtgaaaagcaaaaattgctttttatacTCACTGTCCCTCACAGTGAACCATCTCCCCCTGGTTCACATATTGTAGGTGGTTTGTGGCTCTGTGGTCTTTTGCTATGGGCAAATCTAGATAAACAATTAGTAAAACCATGCCTATTGCCCCTTTTTTATCTTCAGAGTATGGCAATGAACATGAACACAAGGCTTagtgatttttccttttaccaAACAGCCAACAAAGTGggcaaaagacaaaaaataacaCAGTAACAGTAAAATGCTGTGCTTGCCAGCATTGTAGGTCATTGCTCTGCACTGGCATTAGGTTTACTCCCTGAATTTTTGATCTGGGAATATTTTGCATTGCAGGTTCATAATCTGGTGGCCATTGAGTTAGCTTATATCAATACCAAACATCCAGACTTTGCTGATGCCTGTGGGTTAATGAATAACAACATAGAGGTAAGAAATGATGTTCTCTTAAAAAGTTTCCGGCCTCTTTAAGTAAAGGTGAAAttcataaaataacaataaaatgtGCTTCTTTCCTTGAAgcacatttctgcattttgagGCATGAGAAATGTGATGAATTATGAATATGGTGTATACACTAATGATCTGTGgatttgttaatttttattgcATGTTACATTTAGGATCACTGGTTGATACTTCACTGAAAGGATTCTGTTTGGAAAATAAGATGGGCATCTAATTAAATATTGCctatgaaatgaaattttttaagGCAAAATTTAAATATGTAATTGTGTGTTCATGTTGATGAAACTGCATTTTGTCTTTGACACAATGTATCAATAATGTTCCTCTCATTTGTGAAAATATAATACAAGTATTGTTTCCTCTGTTCAGGTTGTaatttctgcttgcttttggttttgttcttgaaTCTCTGTGTTACCACACTTCAGCCTCCCTGAGACATTCTCTCCCTCAGTCTCACATCAGTAATCTTGTGTTTTTCAAGTCCAAAGCTGATAATACTTGTTGCTGCCATCATCCTATGGAAGCAGTTCAACAACCAATCTGCTCTGTGAGATTGGAAGAATCAATCTGGTGTTTTTGCAGTCTCATTAATTAGAGCTCATTAATACCCTTGTGTTTATCCAACACATTTTGATTCATCACAGACTCATGGAATGGCTTGGAAGGTAatctcattccaaccctcctgccttatgcagggacacattcctctagaccaggttgctcagagccccatccaacctggccttggacacttccagggatggggcagccacagcttctctgggcagcctgtgccagtgcctcaccaccttcacagtaaagaatttctttctatggaatatataatttaaacattctttcagtttgaagccattcccccttgtcatgtcactacatgctcttgtagtgtttcttttttaaatgcttacATTAAAATTTCTACTCCATGCAATTTCTTCTATAATCTAtaaaatttcttccttctctaCATATATTCTGTACTGACTAGGTATGCTTTTGAGTTTGACTGGGTAGATTGCTCTTTAATCTAGTTCAAAAACAATGTGAATGGAAACTGCCACGAATACAGAAATTAAGACTTTGTGAAGCTGAACATAGAAATTTGTATCATCTTGTTACTTAAAGTAGTTCTTTCCTAATGTTTTCCTCAACAGGACattgacatttttaaagaacCAAACCATGTAAACCCAAGCCTTATTCAGTGGACAATCAGTTATTAATTTCAAGCAAAATCAGACATTTCTTTGTCCTAATTGCTTcaaattctatttttctgtgaatCAAATTCTGCCACCTCCTTCATTTTGGGCTAATCATGTGCTGGCCACAGAATCAAATCCTTTAGACTTGGAGGATTTACAGCTTAATGAGGGCTGTAGGCTATCTGTGGTGAGCCAAATTGTGGAGCTCTGATATTGTTTTTTAAAGGCTTAGGTTTTGATTAGGGAGTGTGGTGCAAAATAACTTTGCAAAACTTCTTATACTGAGAATTTAGTTTTGACCAGGTAATCAAAGCATCCAAATAATCAAGGGTTTCATAGACCACAGTATTAGCATGGCCCTGGATGAGATGAAGTTACTCATATTTGTGTCTGAAATGGAAGTCATCTGTAAAATGTGGCTCTTGCCTGTGTGTTGATCCACAGTAATACATAACTGAGGTCTTGCTGGATTGTTTTTAAAGGAGCAAAGGCGGAACAGGTTAACCCGGGAGCTGCCTTCTGCTGTGCCACGGGACAAGGTAGGtaaatgtttgattttgttttttacataAAGCTGAATGCATTCTCCTAGATCCAATCCAAGTATTGGAAATTTTCATATGCTGCTCTAGTAACAGTCTTGGGAGCTTCCAGGTAttaagttttttcttttcagtttcatAAGATAGAAGCggaatataattttcttttcttttttttcttctataattTTCTTAAAGATGCAATTTGTGGGAGGTTTTAAATCTGGTATTTCAGAAGACTTGTCTATAAATGTAATAATACACTTATTACTTGAATTTTGTCATCTCAGGTAAGGTGTAAAATGCCTGCAGATGTTGAAGATGGACTCAGAACTTTCATGCTTAAATTTGTAGCTGAGACACACTGATTTCAAAAGATAAACAAGTGATTTCAAATGTCCAGTGCCAACATAGTGACCTGTGGTTGGTTTTTGTTAAGTCACTCTTAAAACTGCAGTTTATTGCAGTCTTACTTTCTCTGGGAGCAGATGTTGGAGTTGACACTTTCAGTTGTTCATGTATTCTGTCTCTGGAGCTTGCTTAACTGTATCAGGTTTTGGGATTAGTGCAGTGACAGGAGTGGGAAAACCAACCAAATGTCATGGAAAACAGTCTGGCTGTAGAAAAGAACAGTCTGACAACAAGCTGGAATTTTAGACAGTTATTTAATACTATGTGAATTATTAAGAATTCAAAGACAGAGACCATAGTTTAGAATCCTTGTGAGGTTGTAACAGGAGTTTCTACAGCTGATGGAAATCTGCTCACTAAGTTCATTACCTTAAAAAGTGAGACAGAGTCCCAGAGTAGATATAATACTGTTGCCTTTAATCAGTCTAAGACAACTGATGGATGAACTGGAAATTTAAGGTAGCTGTCTAGAGATTGCTTTCAGTGCTCTTTGATCCTTCATTTTGTTGATTTCATAGTTAAATCATCAGTGTAGGAGCTTAAATGAAATTGAAGGTCAGATAATCCAAAATAACTGTCTTGgagatgcttttatttttctttttttttctctcttctttcttctttttttcttctttttttctgcttctattacttttttttcttgcaaattcaaaatatttcttttctggaTTTTGAAAGATGCTAGTAGGTAAAAGTGTTTACAATTTGCTAGGTAAATTTGGTGGTCTtcagttgaattttttttttccctctccctgcattTTTTACCTTCCTTAGTCTACTAAAGCTCCAGGTGCATTGGCACCTGCTTCCCAGGAGACTGttactgctgcttctgctgaggCTGATGGCAAGGTCTGTCTTGATTTCTCCTCTAAGCACTGCATGCACGTTTCTGTTGTGCACCCCAGGTGTAAGGAAAGCAGTTTGTCCCTGGTGTTCTGTCACCAACAGTGTGTCCTACCCAGTCTGGATgtcctccccagtgtggatTACTTGGCACTACTGGTTTTATGTACAGTGGCATGTCAAGACATGCCATGAGGTGGCCAAGTCACTGCTTTCTCTTTGAACTCTTGTTTTGCAATATGTTGGGGTGCAAATATGCACCTAATTTACCTCAAACTGTCCATAGATTGTTGGGTGCAACAGTACTGTAATTAAAAGTCTTCAGCATGGCTGTTAAACTGCATGTTTTTAATGTGTTGACAGTTAAAGAAGGAGGACAGAAGATAATCTAAAATGTGAGTTTCctgcttcctgcagggaatCTTTACAGGCTTTGTTCAAACTGAACCTCCTTTGTGTTGTTTCATATAATTGTTGAATCCCTGGTTTACTTATATTTGTGAAA
It encodes:
- the DNM1L gene encoding dynamin-1-like protein isoform X3, with product MEALIPVINKLQDVFNTVGADIIQLPQIVVVGTQSSGKSSVLESLVGRDLLPRGTGVVTRRPLILQLVHVSPEDGRKGAGDENDPATWKNSRHLAKEVDAAEWGKFLHTKNKIYTDFDEIRQEIENETERISGNNKGISPEPIHLKIFSANVVNLTLVDLPGMTKVPVGDQPKDIELQIRELILQFISNPNSIILAVTAANTDMATSEALKIAREVDPDGRRTLAVITKLDLMDAGTDAMDVLMGRVIPVKLGIIGVVNRSQLDINNKKSVADSIRDEYGFLQKKYPSLANRNGTKYLARTLNRLLMHHIRDCLPELKTRINVLAAQYQSLLNSYGEPVEDKSATLLQLITKFATEYCNTIEGTAKYIETSELCGGARICYIFHETFGRTLESVDPLGGLNTIDILTAIRNATGPRPALFVPEVSFELLVKRQIKRLEEPSLRCVELVHEEMQRIIQHCSNYSTQELLRFPKLHDAIVEVVTCLLRRRLPVTNEMVHNLVAIELAYINTKHPDFADACGLMNNNIEEQRRNRLTRELPSAVPRDKNPAVGADAPQESGTGNWRGMLKPSKAEEVAAEEKSKPAAALPASPQKGHAVNLLDVPVPVARKLSAREQRDCEVIERLIKSYFLIVRKNIQDSVPKAVMHFLVNHVKDTLQSELVGQLYKSLLLDDLLTESEDMAQRRKEAADMLKALQRASQIIAEIRETHLW
- the DNM1L gene encoding dynamin-1-like protein isoform X1, which gives rise to MEALIPVINKLQDVFNTVGADIIQLPQIVVVGTQSSGKSSVLESLVGRDLLPRGTGVVTRRPLILQLVHVSPEDGRKGAGDENDPATWKNSRHLAKEVDAAEWGKFLHTKNKIYTDFDEIRQEIENETERISGNNKGISPEPIHLKIFSANVVNLTLVDLPGMTKVPVGDQPKDIELQIRELILQFISNPNSIILAVTAANTDMATSEALKIAREVDPDGRRTLAVITKLDLMDAGTDAMDVLMGRVIPVKLGIIGVVNRSQLDINNKKSVADSIRDEYGFLQKKYPSLANRNGTKYLARTLNRLLMHHIRDCLPELKTRINVLAAQYQSLLNSYGEPVEDKSATLLQLITKFATEYCNTIEGTAKYIETSELCGGARICYIFHETFGRTLESVDPLGGLNTIDILTAIRNATGPRPALFVPEVSFELLVKRQIKRLEEPSLRCVELVHEEMQRIIQHCSNYSTQELLRFPKLHDAIVEVVTCLLRRRLPVTNEMVHNLVAIELAYINTKHPDFADACGLMNNNIEEQRRNRLTRELPSAVPRDKSTKAPGALAPASQETVTAASAEADGKNPAVGADAPQESGTGNWRGMLKPSKAEEVAAEEKSKPAAALPASPQKGHAVNLLDVPVPVARKLSAREQRDCEVIERLIKSYFLIVRKNIQDSVPKAVMHFLVNHVKDTLQSELVGQLYKSLLLDDLLTESEDMAQRRKEAADMLKALQRASQIIAEIRETHLW
- the DNM1L gene encoding dynamin-1-like protein isoform X2 encodes the protein MEALIPVINKLQDVFNTVGADIIQLPQIVVVGTQSSGKSSVLESLVGRDLLPRGTGVVTRRPLILQLVHVSPEDGRKGAGDENEVDAAEWGKFLHTKNKIYTDFDEIRQEIENETERISGNNKGISPEPIHLKIFSANVVNLTLVDLPGMTKVPVGDQPKDIELQIRELILQFISNPNSIILAVTAANTDMATSEALKIAREVDPDGRRTLAVITKLDLMDAGTDAMDVLMGRVIPVKLGIIGVVNRSQLDINNKKSVADSIRDEYGFLQKKYPSLANRNGTKYLARTLNRLLMHHIRDCLPELKTRINVLAAQYQSLLNSYGEPVEDKSATLLQLITKFATEYCNTIEGTAKYIETSELCGGARICYIFHETFGRTLESVDPLGGLNTIDILTAIRNATGPRPALFVPEVSFELLVKRQIKRLEEPSLRCVELVHEEMQRIIQHCSNYSTQELLRFPKLHDAIVEVVTCLLRRRLPVTNEMVHNLVAIELAYINTKHPDFADACGLMNNNIEEQRRNRLTRELPSAVPRDKSTKAPGALAPASQETVTAASAEADGKNPAVGADAPQESGTGNWRGMLKPSKAEEVAAEEKSKPAAALPASPQKGHAVNLLDVPVPVARKLSAREQRDCEVIERLIKSYFLIVRKNIQDSVPKAVMHFLVNHVKDTLQSELVGQLYKSLLLDDLLTESEDMAQRRKEAADMLKALQRASQIIAEIRETHLW
- the DNM1L gene encoding dynamin-1-like protein isoform X4 yields the protein MEALIPVINKLQDVFNTVGADIIQLPQIVVVGTQSSGKSSVLESLVGRDLLPRGTGVVTRRPLILQLVHVSPEDGRKGAGDENEVDAAEWGKFLHTKNKIYTDFDEIRQEIENETERISGNNKGISPEPIHLKIFSANVVNLTLVDLPGMTKVPVGDQPKDIELQIRELILQFISNPNSIILAVTAANTDMATSEALKIAREVDPDGRRTLAVITKLDLMDAGTDAMDVLMGRVIPVKLGIIGVVNRSQLDINNKKSVADSIRDEYGFLQKKYPSLANRNGTKYLARTLNRLLMHHIRDCLPELKTRINVLAAQYQSLLNSYGEPVEDKSATLLQLITKFATEYCNTIEGTAKYIETSELCGGARICYIFHETFGRTLESVDPLGGLNTIDILTAIRNATGPRPALFVPEVSFELLVKRQIKRLEEPSLRCVELVHEEMQRIIQHCSNYSTQELLRFPKLHDAIVEVVTCLLRRRLPVTNEMVHNLVAIELAYINTKHPDFADACGLMNNNIEEQRRNRLTRELPSAVPRDKNPAVGADAPQESGTGNWRGMLKPSKAEEVAAEEKSKPAAALPASPQKGHAVNLLDVPVPVARKLSAREQRDCEVIERLIKSYFLIVRKNIQDSVPKAVMHFLVNHVKDTLQSELVGQLYKSLLLDDLLTESEDMAQRRKEAADMLKALQRASQIIAEIRETHLW